A stretch of DNA from Candidatus Hydrogenedentota bacterium:
AAACGGCGGTGAGCAGGTTTTCCACCCGCACGGGTCCCGCCTGCGGTACCGTGGTGGTGGTCTTCAGCCGGGCCTCGCCCAGGGCGGCCTCCGCCGACAGGGTCATGGTGGACAGTCCCGACTCGGTAGTCCACGAAAGAGCTATCGGTATATTCAACGGTGCGTCGCCGCCGAAGTCCGCCGCAAGGGCCCCGTCCAGCGTGAAGGAGCCGGGCGACTGAGCGATGGTTCCCTTGGCCCCGAGTCGCGCCAGCGGGGCCAGCGTGGACAGAATGCCCGCATAGGCCGGGGGTGTCAGCGCAATGAGATCCTCCCGTGGCCAGGACTCCCAGCCGAAGGTGCCCGCCAGTCCCTCCGGTGTCAACTGGAAGGCCCCTTCCAGGGCGAGTCGATCACGCAGGGTAATCGTGCCGACGATTTCGGTTTGGTCGCCGTAGTTTCCGCGAAGGGAAAGCTGGAGCGGTCCTTTGTAAAAAGGAGCTTCTTCCGGCCCGACCGCGAAGCCCGTGAAAGCGCCGTCCACCGTCGCCTGATCGATGGCCACGCCGCCTTCCGGCAAATGAAAGTGCACGTCGCTGTCCCGAAACTGGGCGGACTCAAATCGCGTGGGAATGGGGGTAAGGCCATTGAGGAGAACGGGCCAGATCGGATCTTGAAGCGCGGCTTCGGAAATCGAGATGGCGTAATAGGAGACTCCCCCCCGCTTCGTGGCGGAGAAGGTCCCGTTCAACTTTGCAAAAGCCCCCAGGTCAATTGCCCCATCTACATCGGCGCCGTCCAGGTTCCAGGCGGCGTCCAACGCGATGGCTCCCGTGGTACGCCGCTCCCCGCCCGACTCGGCCCCGGATGACCAGATGATCGAAGCGGCGGGTGCACCGAGGCGCACGGATCCGGCGGTTCCACTTGCGAGAACCGCGTGGATATCCAGATTCTCGGCCGCAAGCGAAAAGTCGGGGGAACGGAAGCCGATTCGAAGCCGCTCCAGGTCCAATTGTTCGGGAATCCAGGGCGTCGGGTCGCCAGCACCGCCCGGCTGGGAAAAGCGGTCCACCAGAAACTGGAAATTGCTCTCCGCGAGGCTTCGCTCCAGCGAGATATCGACGCCTGAAAGCGCCACACTGCCGATGTGGCGGCCATTTTCCGGGGCGAGGCGGTAGTCGGCTTCCACCCGCTCCACCTGCACCACGGGCTTATAGGTGGCGGCTCCCTTTGAAACCAGGGTGATGCCCTGCGCCACGAGCGGATTACCGAGGTCGATGGAGCCCACCTGGGCCGTACCACCCAGTTGCGACGACAGGAGCAGCCCCGTGCCGATGCGTTGCGGCCATCCAGTGAAGCCCAACACGCCCAGGAGAATACCCGCGGCCAGGCACAACACGAAGAATCGGCGCGACCAGCGGCGTAGCCAACTCCGACGCGGGGGCGAATCATCAGTAGCCATGTCGTCTGTACTCCCCGGCCGCACGCTAACGCCCGGCCGAATACTTACTTCGCGGCCGTCTCTTTAATTTCCAGTTGGCCGATGATGGGGATAATCCGGGCCTGCTGGAAGAGGTCGCCTTCGGCCAGCTTGATGTGGGTGGCGTCCACCAGCGGCTGATCGAAGGTGGGGTCCACGTCGATCCACTTGCCCACCCAGACTTTCGCCCACTGGTGGAAATAGAACCCCGGCTTCACGCCTTCCACATAGACGACGCCGGCCACTTCACGGGCGGGCAGGCCCGCCGCGCGCGCCAGGCCGATGAAAAGAATGCTGTGTTCGGTACAGTCGCCCTCCAGGTGCTCCAGCACTTCGATGGCATTGGTCAGGCGCGCGGAAAAAGTGCTGTGCATGTTTTCGTGGACCCACTTCGAGAGCTTGGTCGATGCCGCCAGGCTGTCGGTCTCGTCACCCACGATTTCTTTGGCCTTCGCGATCAATCGGGGATCGTTGCTCTGCACAAATTGTGTGGCCTCCAGCCAGGGCTTCACCGCCTCGTCCGTGATGGGCAGTTTTGCCGGTGAAAAGCCCGCCATGTCGTAGGTGCGGCCTTCGAAGAGAAAATGATCCTCCACCGCCGTGACCGTCTGACGGTCGTCGTTGAAAAGGTGCCCATCATTGATCGGGCCGCGCAACTCAAGGCGCAGTTTCGAGCGCGTGCGCGGGTCCTTGATTGGCGTATCCACCATGGCGGCGTTGCTGATGATTACGTCGTTGCTGTAGCCCACGTCCTTCGCCAGCGCTTCCGCTTCCAGCCGCATCTTGATCAGGCCCGCCACTTCATCTTCCAGGGTGGTGCCGTCTTCCGCCACCACCGAAATGGAGTCCACGCCCATCTCGGGCATCGAAGTCTTGATGGTGAAGACCTTTGTGTGAACGCCCTCGATGTCCCGCATCGATTCCTCCACGATCGTGCTGATCCCCGCGAGCTCCTTCTTGTAGAGCGGCTCGAACACCGTGAATTCCATGGCATCGCCCACCCGGGCGCCGCTGCGCACAAGCTGGGTCTGTTTGATGGCGTCTTCCAGGGTCTCCTGGGGCTTGGGAAGCACCACCGTGGACTCGGCCCCGGCCACGACACTCACCAGATGAAGCTCGTCGCCCCGCACCGTTCCCACGAAGGTGTTGGTTCCCGCCGGATCCTTCACCTCGGACTCGATAGAGATCAGGGCGCCCTCGGCGGAATAGGTGCGCCGCGCTTCGATCCGCATGTCCTGCTTCACGCCGACCATGTTGATCTGGAAGCGCATGTCTTCGCTGACAACGATTCTGCCGTCCGCTTCCCGCGCCACCTTGTTGACGGCGTAACCCGCCTTCTGGTTGTTCATGTAAACGCCGTACCAGCTCTCGCCGAGATAATCGGCAATATCGATGGGTTGGGCCGCTGACAGGGGTGCAACCAGCAGTAACGCGGCGGCAATCCATGCACGCATCATAAAGAATTCTCTCCACGGGCGCTATCGCCCCGCTTGATCGCAGACGAGTAAAGCGCCAATTAAAACGGTACACACGATTAAGCTCGACAGCTACCTTACTGTATTCACGAGCGTGGCAAAAATTACATGGTGACTACATGCCGCGCAGCCAGCGCAGCCACAATTCAAACATCAGTATCGACCACAGGCGGTGACCGTGCTCATCACGCCGGGCCCTGTGGTCGTCCCAGAGCGACTTGACGAATGCGGTGTCCAGATATTCACCGCACTGCGACGCCTGTTGCAACACGGTATCACAAAACAGCTCCGCAAGTTCGCCTCGCATCCAGCGATGAACCGGCAGGGAAAAGCCCCGCTTGCGCTGGGCCAGTGTCGATACCGGAAGATGATCGCGCATCGCGTGCTTCAGCACGCGCTTGGACGTGGCGCCGTGGTACTTCAAGGCGAAGGGCAGTGTGGCCGCGAATTCCACGATGCGATAGTCCAGCAAGGGGACCCGCGCTTCCAGGCCATGGGCCATGCTCATGCGATCAACCTTGGCAAGTATATCGCCCGGCAGGTACATGCGCGTATCCGCGTAGAGCATGCGATCGTCGTCGTCGCCGGCGGCTCCATCACGCCAGAGCAGCTCCAGATACGGGATGGGCGACGTGTCCCTCGGTTGAAAGTCGGGCAGGATTAGCCCCCGGCGTTGCCCATCGGAGAAGGCCGTCAAGCGCCGCTGGAAACTTCGCAGAGAAGGGAGAAAGCTGTCCTCGTGAAAACGCCGCAGACGTTGGAATCGAGGCGACGACGGCGCGACGGTCAGCAGCATGCCCGCCGCACGGCGGAGTGGCGTCGGCACCCGGCGGTACTGGGCCACACGACGGTTCATATGCATCCAGGAATAGCCGCCAAAGAGTTCATCACCACCATCACCCGAAAGGGCCACCGTCACCTGCTCCCGCGCCAGCCGGGACACCAGCCACATGGGCAGCGCGGAAGAGTCGGCAAAGGGCTCGCCAAAATGGGCCACGATCTCCGGCAACAGCGCGGCGAGATCGGGCTTCAGCACGGCCTCCGTGTGATCGGTCCCGTAACGGTGCGCCACCGCCCGGGCAAACTCCAGCTCGTTTGCTTCGGCATCGTCAAATCCGATGCTGAAGGTCTTGAGCGGGGCTGTCCGCTGGCGACAGAGGGTCGCCACCACACTGCTCGAATCCACCCCGCCGCTGAGAAAAGCCCCCAGCGGAACATCGCTCCGTTCGCGCAGTCGAACGGAATCCGTCAGGAGTTCATCCAGACGCTCCGCAGCACTGTCCAGGGTCCACGCCGGGTCGATAGAATAGCGCAGTTTCCAGAAGGGTTCCAGGCGCGTTTCGCCGCGCTCATGAATGAGCATCGTGCCCGGTGCCAGCGCGCGGATTCCGTTGTACAGCGTCTCGGTCCCCGGCGTGTACAAGTACTGGAAATAGGCGTCCAGGGCGTTGCGATTCACACTGCAATCCGCCAGGCCACTACGCACAAGCGGGGCCAATTCCGACGAAAACGCAAAATGGCTGGATGAATCGACATAGTAGAGCGGCTTGATGCCGAGCCGATCCCTGGCCAGCAGCAGCGACTCGGCAACGTGATCGTAGATTGCCACGGCGAACATGCCGTTGCAGCGGCGAAACACGTCGACACCCCATTGGCAGTAGCCCTCGAGCAGGACTTCCGTGTCGCCTTCCGTGCGGAAGGCCCGGCCAAGCCCTTCGAGTTCCCGTCGCAATTCGCGGTAGTTGTAGATTTCGCCGTTGAACACCACGACCCGCGTGCCGTCCCCGCTGATCATGGGCTGATGGCTTGCACTGCTCGTGTCGATGACGCTTAAACGGCGGTGGCCCAGATCGGCCTGGGCGCCCTGCCAGAGCCCGGCGTCGTCGGGGCCGCGGTGGGCCACTGCGCGGTTCATCCCATCGATGATCTCGCGCCGCATCGCGGGCGGCGCGCCGCGCCACACGACGCCATTGATGCCGCACATGATCAGGCGCCCTTGCGCAGTTTCTGGCGCAGCAGTTCGTGATAGAGCATGCGGTGCCCGTTCACCATTTGCTCCATCGGCAGGTGACCCCGAACCCACGCGCCCGCCGTCTGGCCCAGCCGGGCCCTGAGCGCCGGATCGGCCAGCAGATCCAGCACTCGGCGGGCGAAGGCTTCCGCACTGCGCGGTTCCACCAGGCAGCCCGTTACGCCGTCGTCTATCAGTTCGGGAATGCCTCCGACGCGTCCGGCCACACAAGGCTTATAGGCCGACATGGCCTCGATCACCGCGTTGGGAAAGCCCTCCATCTTCGACGTGAGCACCGTGACATCCATCACATGCAGGAGATCCGCCACCTCGCCCACCGTGCCGACCCGAGTAAAGTAGCGCTCCTGCTTCCGGTGGTGAATCGTGTCGGCCACCGAGTCCACCAGCGCGCCCGTCCCCACCAGCAGAAAGTGCACGTCCTGGCGCTCTTTCAAGATGAGGCTGGCCATGTCCAGAAAAAGACGATGGTCTTTCACGGGGCTGAAATTGGCCACCATCCCGATGTTCAACGTGTGGGGTGGAAGACGAAAGCGGCTCGTGATCTGTTCACGGGGTATAGTGGCCACAAAGCGATCCGGCTCTACGCCATTGGGGATGATGCGGAATCGTCCCAGTGGCTCACCTTCCCGCTCCGCGGCGAATTCGGCGACCGCGCGGCTGTTCGCCACGATGCAATCGGTGTACTTGTTGGCCAGGCGTTGCATGAAGCGATGCCTGCCCCGCTGCCACGTGGCCAGCTCGCGGCGGCTGGAAAGCACGACCGGGATTCCCGCCTTGCGCGCCGCCCGGTTGGCGAAGATATCGAATCCCGACAGGTAGGAGTGCATGATGTGGGGCGTGTGCGCCTGAAAAATATGCTGCAATCGGCGCTGCACGCGAAAGTCCCAGCCCGAACGCGCGTCCAGCACCCGCACATAGGCCCCCGCGCGCCGGGCATCGCCAATCAGCGCGCCTTCGCTCCGCGTGCAGACGAGGGTCATTTCAAATTCGCCGATCAGCCCCTTCATCAGGTGGAGCAATTGGATCTCGCTGCCGCCCACCCGCATCGTAGGGATCACCCAGGCTATTCGT
This window harbors:
- a CDS encoding transglutaminase domain-containing protein, whose product is MMRAWIAAALLLVAPLSAAQPIDIADYLGESWYGVYMNNQKAGYAVNKVAREADGRIVVSEDMRFQINMVGVKQDMRIEARRTYSAEGALISIESEVKDPAGTNTFVGTVRGDELHLVSVVAGAESTVVLPKPQETLEDAIKQTQLVRSGARVGDAMEFTVFEPLYKKELAGISTIVEESMRDIEGVHTKVFTIKTSMPEMGVDSISVVAEDGTTLEDEVAGLIKMRLEAEALAKDVGYSNDVIISNAAMVDTPIKDPRTRSKLRLELRGPINDGHLFNDDRQTVTAVEDHFLFEGRTYDMAGFSPAKLPITDEAVKPWLEATQFVQSNDPRLIAKAKEIVGDETDSLAASTKLSKWVHENMHSTFSARLTNAIEVLEHLEGDCTEHSILFIGLARAAGLPAREVAGVVYVEGVKPGFYFHQWAKVWVGKWIDVDPTFDQPLVDATHIKLAEGDLFQQARIIPIIGQLEIKETAAK
- the asnB gene encoding asparagine synthase (glutamine-hydrolyzing), producing MCGINGVVWRGAPPAMRREIIDGMNRAVAHRGPDDAGLWQGAQADLGHRRLSVIDTSSASHQPMISGDGTRVVVFNGEIYNYRELRRELEGLGRAFRTEGDTEVLLEGYCQWGVDVFRRCNGMFAVAIYDHVAESLLLARDRLGIKPLYYVDSSSHFAFSSELAPLVRSGLADCSVNRNALDAYFQYLYTPGTETLYNGIRALAPGTMLIHERGETRLEPFWKLRYSIDPAWTLDSAAERLDELLTDSVRLRERSDVPLGAFLSGGVDSSSVVATLCRQRTAPLKTFSIGFDDAEANELEFARAVAHRYGTDHTEAVLKPDLAALLPEIVAHFGEPFADSSALPMWLVSRLAREQVTVALSGDGGDELFGGYSWMHMNRRVAQYRRVPTPLRRAAGMLLTVAPSSPRFQRLRRFHEDSFLPSLRSFQRRLTAFSDGQRRGLILPDFQPRDTSPIPYLELLWRDGAAGDDDDRMLYADTRMYLPGDILAKVDRMSMAHGLEARVPLLDYRIVEFAATLPFALKYHGATSKRVLKHAMRDHLPVSTLAQRKRGFSLPVHRWMRGELAELFCDTVLQQASQCGEYLDTAFVKSLWDDHRARRDEHGHRLWSILMFELWLRWLRGM
- a CDS encoding glycosyltransferase, which codes for MIPTMRVGGSEIQLLHLMKGLIGEFEMTLVCTRSEGALIGDARRAGAYVRVLDARSGWDFRVQRRLQHIFQAHTPHIMHSYLSGFDIFANRAARKAGIPVVLSSRRELATWQRGRHRFMQRLANKYTDCIVANSRAVAEFAAEREGEPLGRFRIIPNGVEPDRFVATIPREQITSRFRLPPHTLNIGMVANFSPVKDHRLFLDMASLILKERQDVHFLLVGTGALVDSVADTIHHRKQERYFTRVGTVGEVADLLHVMDVTVLTSKMEGFPNAVIEAMSAYKPCVAGRVGGIPELIDDGVTGCLVEPRSAEAFARRVLDLLADPALRARLGQTAGAWVRGHLPMEQMVNGHRMLYHELLRQKLRKGA